The Halomonas sp. KG2 genome segment GCTAACCGGCATACCGGTGATCCCGACGCTGATGGGGTGGGGAACGATCCCTGATGACCACCCGTTAATGGCAGGCATGGTGGGGCTGCAAACGTCGCACCGATACGGCAATGCGACCATGTTGGCCTCTGACTTTGTCATGGGGATTGGTAATCGTTGGGCTAACCGACACACCGGCAATGTCGAAACGTATACAAAAGATAGAAAGTTTGTTCATGTTGATATCGAGCCTACGCAAATAGGTCGTATTTTTGGACCTGACTACGGCATCGTTTCTGACGCAAAGCTTGCCCTAGACCTGTTTATCGATGTCGCGCGTGAAATGAAGGCCAACGGACAACTTAAAAACCGTAGTGCCTGGGCGGAAGAGTGTCAGGAGCGTAAGCGCACGCTACTGCGCAAAACGCACTTCGATAATGTGCCGGTGAAACCCCAGCGTGTTTACGAAGAGATGAACAAGGTTTTTGGCAAAAATGCGCGCTATATCAGCACCATCGGTTTGTCGCAGATTGCCGGCGCTCAGTTCCTGCATGTGTACAAGCCTCGTCACTGGATTAACTGTGGTCAAGCTGGGCCACTAGGCTGGACAGTGCCTGCAGCACTGGGTGTTTGCCGTGCCGATCCTGATGCCGAAGTGGTTGCGCTGTCAGGCGATTACGACTTCCAGTTCATGGTCGAAGAGCTAGCGGTTGGGGCACAGTTTAACTTGCCGTATATCCACGTGCTGGTGAACAACTCCTATCTCGGTTTGATTCGCCAGGCCCAGCGTGGCTTCGACATGGACTACTGTGTCCAGCTGTCGTTCAAGAACATCAACTATACCGACGAAGAAGCGGCGCTCGCTGAGTACGGCGTAGATCACGTGTCGGTTGCTGAAGGCCTTGGCTGTAAAGCGCTACGTGTCACTACACCCGATGAGATTGCACCTGCGTTAGAAAAAGCGCGTGAGCTAATGCGCCAATACCGTGTGCCGGTCGTGGTGGAAATCATTCTAGAGCGGGTTACCAATATCTCGATGGGCACTGACCTTGATGGGGTTAATGAGTTCGAAGCGTTAGCTGAAAACCTTACCGATGCACCGAGTTCTATTGCCAGCCTGACGTAATGCACCGAGGTGCTTCCAGGCAAGTCGCTGAAGTCGTTATTAAGACGCTAAAACGTTAGGAGAACACTATGGCTAAGTTTGCCGCGAATCTCAGTATGCTGTTCACTGAAGTCGATTTTCTTGACCGCTTTG includes the following:
- the gcl gene encoding glyoxylate carboligase, which translates into the protein MAKMTAAEAAIHVLKKEGVDVAFGVPGAAINPFYAAMRKVGGVDHVLARHVEGASHMAEGYTRTTAGNIGVCIGTSGPAGTDMITGLYSASADSIPILCITGQAPRSKMHKEDFQAVDIQAIAGPVTKWSVTVMEPAQVPRAFQKAFQLMRSSRPGPVLIDLPIDVQMSEIEFDPDTYESLPAYKPSASRAQIEKALTLLNEADKPLIVAGGGIINADAAEQLVEFAELTGIPVIPTLMGWGTIPDDHPLMAGMVGLQTSHRYGNATMLASDFVMGIGNRWANRHTGNVETYTKDRKFVHVDIEPTQIGRIFGPDYGIVSDAKLALDLFIDVAREMKANGQLKNRSAWAEECQERKRTLLRKTHFDNVPVKPQRVYEEMNKVFGKNARYISTIGLSQIAGAQFLHVYKPRHWINCGQAGPLGWTVPAALGVCRADPDAEVVALSGDYDFQFMVEELAVGAQFNLPYIHVLVNNSYLGLIRQAQRGFDMDYCVQLSFKNINYTDEEAALAEYGVDHVSVAEGLGCKALRVTTPDEIAPALEKARELMRQYRVPVVVEIILERVTNISMGTDLDGVNEFEALAENLTDAPSSIASLT